One stretch of Candidatus Baltobacteraceae bacterium DNA includes these proteins:
- the polX gene encoding DNA polymerase/3'-5' exonuclease PolX — MSTSHSLPREPRSNADIARSLREIRALMEFAGEDYFRFMAYERAADAVHNAPPLADLIAAGELTSLPGIGKSIAEKIAAILKSGTCDYLEELRAQYPPRLMEVLTVPGIGIKTARMLFEQFEIGSLADLELALDNGTLAGAPRLGKKSLENLRRGILASKGRSRRWPLGIARPIADELIEYLRANVPANSLTAAGSLRRAEPTVGDIDIICTSDEPDAVIKAFATFSRAQAVVAEGSTKGSIWLETGLQIDLRVLPAHLFGNLLQHFTGSREHNIQLREMAVRKSLRVSENGILNLETGDNITCTTEEEVYTTLGLAYIPPEMRLGLGEIDAARSGTLPRSIELGDLRGDFHMHSSYSDGRNTLEEMIEACAACGYAYHAISDHSQFPARGGDVGLTPEAARKQREHVRSLGERFGIRTLCATEVDVRPDGSLVFDDRTLSEFDLVIASVHTGTNASRDEMTRRIIAACENPYVSIIGHPTGRYVDAMSEFGGYEFDYDAVFAAAARTGTALEIDGHPARLDLPSALARRAKGFGVTFTCDSDAHSTSALGNVSYAVGQARRAWLEASDVLNTRSVEDVLTFVAQKRASAALPANKQ, encoded by the coding sequence AGCTTGCGCGAGATTCGTGCGCTCATGGAGTTTGCGGGCGAAGATTACTTTCGATTTATGGCGTACGAGCGGGCTGCCGACGCCGTCCACAATGCACCGCCGCTCGCGGATTTGATCGCCGCAGGCGAGCTCACCTCGCTGCCCGGCATCGGCAAGTCGATCGCCGAAAAAATCGCAGCCATCCTCAAGAGCGGCACGTGCGACTACCTCGAGGAGCTACGCGCGCAATATCCTCCGCGGTTAATGGAGGTTCTCACCGTTCCCGGAATCGGAATCAAGACGGCGCGAATGCTCTTCGAACAGTTTGAGATCGGATCGCTTGCCGATCTCGAGCTTGCGCTGGATAACGGGACGCTGGCCGGCGCGCCGCGCCTCGGCAAGAAATCGCTCGAGAATCTGCGGCGCGGAATCTTGGCGTCGAAAGGACGTTCGCGCCGCTGGCCGCTCGGCATCGCTCGGCCGATCGCCGACGAGCTGATCGAATACTTGCGTGCAAACGTTCCGGCCAACAGTCTCACCGCCGCCGGAAGCTTGCGGCGCGCCGAACCGACCGTCGGCGACATCGACATCATCTGTACGTCCGACGAACCGGATGCCGTCATCAAAGCGTTCGCGACGTTCTCGCGCGCACAGGCCGTCGTGGCGGAAGGTTCGACGAAGGGAAGTATTTGGCTCGAAACAGGATTGCAGATCGATTTGCGCGTGCTGCCTGCGCATCTTTTCGGCAATCTGCTCCAGCATTTCACGGGCAGTCGCGAGCACAACATTCAGCTTCGTGAAATGGCTGTGCGTAAGAGTTTGCGCGTTAGCGAAAACGGAATTCTGAATCTCGAGACAGGTGATAACATCACGTGCACGACCGAAGAGGAAGTGTATACGACGCTCGGACTCGCGTACATTCCGCCCGAGATGCGACTGGGTCTCGGCGAGATCGATGCCGCTCGCAGCGGAACGTTACCGCGCTCGATCGAGCTTGGCGATCTGCGTGGCGACTTTCACATGCACTCGAGCTACAGCGACGGCCGGAACACGCTCGAGGAGATGATTGAAGCTTGCGCAGCGTGCGGCTATGCATATCACGCGATCTCGGACCATTCGCAATTTCCGGCTCGCGGCGGCGACGTCGGCTTGACGCCCGAAGCTGCGCGCAAGCAGCGCGAGCACGTGCGCAGTCTTGGCGAGCGCTTCGGCATTCGGACGTTGTGCGCGACCGAAGTCGACGTGCGTCCCGACGGTTCGCTCGTATTCGACGACCGCACGCTTTCCGAATTCGATCTCGTGATCGCAAGCGTGCACACCGGGACGAACGCGTCGCGCGACGAGATGACGCGGCGGATCATCGCGGCGTGTGAAAATCCGTACGTTTCGATCATCGGTCATCCGACAGGCCGATACGTCGATGCGATGTCAGAATTCGGGGGTTACGAATTCGACTATGATGCGGTCTTTGCGGCGGCTGCGCGCACGGGGACCGCGCTCGAGATCGACGGACATCCGGCCCGGCTCGATCTTCCAAGCGCGCTGGCGCGCCGTGCCAAAGGGTTCGGGGTCACATTTACCTGTGACTCGGACGCCCACTCGACCTCGGCGCTGGGCAACGTCTCATATGCCGTCGGCCAGGCCCGGCGTGCATGGCTAGAGGCCTCGGACGTCCTGAACACACGTTCGGTCGAGGACGTCCTGACGTTCGTGGCCCAAAAACGGGCCTCGGCGGCTCTCCCTGCGAATAAGCAATAA
- a CDS encoding PAS domain S-box protein, with product MISGTFTSESARLEALYDYQILDTPAEEVFDVFTRLASQLCGTPIASITLIEDDRVWFKSHVGLIGISEIARKDSFCAATLASADLFEIHDSKNDERFRRSVLVRDYRVRFYAGMPLVTRGGYVIGTLNVMDEQPRTLTDVQCGVLRTLAAGVIEQLDARRTLMRLVDASRSELYHFDLSTQRIVFASEGALRNLGYSAKEMRDLPVESLLPRLQSPFSTERLMRSIAARDGEPLIINTVARRKDGTVYPIELRVELVRSFSRPLVYVFGVDMSERRASEDRIRLLSTAVENASDAVAIYAPSDPPDPKKPSTVVYVNDAFLQSVGYTRDEIIGKNSAMYVGKGNDRKVVEEVRARVLRGETARFRTRTYRKDGSTFWSEQSLRPMVDAAGKVSHIIAVRRDVTSDVMHEAALATQNDILTALTSVARELFAALVPRVLVDRLLVGAAAMTGTTVRFWVALPSGGVAQSQDLSVPPDTPDEGDDFLREALFSEVVLVDDAAHRAVARIPTPDGPGWLLEARSSGNEPLATNSVFALGLLAQYAAVAVRNVELYGELDARRGAVVELNQVKADLIAMLAHDFKGPLTSIVGFAQVLAEDPKLDAQSRQFLDTITQNAMRLSNLASDTLSLSRLESSDFSLARQPIEFGDLVRDVAQTFSERRKIDVQIDAEDALVTGDMQRLGQVLENLFGNAIKYSPNGEPVGVKVQRVEGWIEISVKDRGIGIPQPEVANLFSRFARGSNARRLGITGTGFGLYLARLIVEKHAGTIGVESVEGKGSTFVVRLPAAVLGEEDDRTNRLLLVDPEGETRSFTAHALRGGHYRLRVVQSVGEALVLLADERFDAALIDGDDEEILKKVPRRVRREVAFIRIGATTEKGWDNVLGKPFLSKDLLAAIESAVERQVRAT from the coding sequence ATGATCTCGGGTACTTTTACCTCAGAGTCGGCTCGGCTCGAGGCGCTCTACGATTATCAGATCCTCGACACACCGGCTGAGGAAGTCTTTGACGTATTCACCCGGTTGGCTTCGCAATTGTGCGGGACGCCGATCGCTTCGATCACCCTGATAGAGGACGACCGGGTCTGGTTCAAATCCCATGTCGGGTTGATCGGGATCAGCGAGATCGCGCGCAAAGACTCGTTCTGCGCGGCGACGCTCGCCAGCGCGGACCTCTTCGAGATTCACGATTCCAAGAACGATGAACGTTTCCGCCGTTCTGTGCTGGTCCGCGACTATCGTGTTCGCTTCTATGCCGGCATGCCGCTCGTCACGCGTGGCGGATACGTGATCGGTACGCTCAACGTGATGGACGAGCAACCGCGCACGCTGACCGACGTGCAGTGCGGCGTCTTGCGGACGCTGGCTGCCGGCGTCATCGAACAGCTCGATGCGCGCCGGACGCTGATGCGGCTTGTCGACGCCTCGCGTAGTGAGCTCTATCACTTCGATCTTTCGACACAGCGGATCGTTTTCGCGAGCGAAGGCGCGCTACGCAATCTCGGTTACTCCGCCAAAGAGATGCGTGATCTCCCTGTGGAGTCGCTGCTTCCTCGCTTACAATCGCCGTTCTCAACGGAGCGTTTGATGCGCAGCATCGCTGCACGCGACGGCGAGCCGCTGATCATCAATACCGTTGCGCGCCGCAAAGACGGAACCGTCTATCCGATCGAGTTGCGCGTCGAGTTGGTGCGCTCGTTCTCGCGTCCGCTCGTGTACGTTTTCGGCGTCGATATGTCCGAACGCCGCGCCAGCGAGGATCGCATCCGTCTGCTCTCGACTGCAGTCGAAAACGCAAGCGACGCCGTAGCGATCTACGCGCCGTCCGATCCGCCCGATCCCAAGAAGCCGTCGACCGTCGTTTACGTCAACGACGCTTTCTTGCAAAGCGTCGGCTATACGCGCGACGAGATCATCGGCAAGAACAGTGCGATGTACGTCGGTAAGGGTAACGATCGTAAGGTCGTTGAGGAAGTGCGCGCGCGCGTTCTGCGCGGAGAAACCGCGCGTTTTCGCACACGCACGTATCGTAAGGACGGCTCGACGTTCTGGAGCGAGCAATCTCTCCGCCCGATGGTCGATGCCGCCGGCAAGGTTTCGCACATTATCGCCGTGCGCCGCGACGTCACGTCCGACGTCATGCACGAAGCCGCGCTTGCAACGCAAAACGATATTCTCACCGCGCTCACGAGCGTAGCGCGCGAGCTGTTTGCGGCGCTCGTCCCGCGTGTGCTCGTCGACCGGTTGCTGGTCGGCGCGGCCGCGATGACCGGAACGACCGTTCGCTTCTGGGTCGCTTTGCCGAGTGGCGGCGTCGCGCAGAGTCAAGATCTCAGCGTGCCGCCGGATACGCCTGATGAAGGCGATGACTTCCTGCGCGAAGCGCTCTTCTCTGAAGTCGTCCTCGTCGATGATGCGGCGCACCGAGCGGTCGCGCGCATCCCGACCCCGGATGGTCCGGGCTGGTTGCTCGAGGCGCGCTCCAGCGGGAATGAACCGCTGGCTACCAACAGCGTCTTCGCGCTCGGATTGCTCGCGCAGTATGCGGCCGTCGCAGTCCGTAACGTCGAGTTGTACGGTGAGCTCGATGCGCGCCGTGGCGCAGTCGTCGAGCTGAATCAAGTCAAGGCCGATTTAATCGCGATGCTGGCGCACGATTTCAAGGGTCCGCTGACCTCGATCGTCGGTTTCGCGCAGGTCCTTGCGGAAGATCCGAAGCTCGATGCGCAGTCGCGCCAGTTCCTCGATACGATTACGCAGAACGCGATGCGGCTCTCGAATCTGGCTAGCGATACGCTCTCGCTTTCGCGTCTGGAAAGCAGCGATTTCTCGCTCGCGCGGCAACCGATCGAATTCGGGGATCTCGTTCGTGACGTTGCGCAAACGTTCAGCGAGCGGCGCAAGATCGACGTGCAGATTGACGCGGAAGATGCCCTCGTTACCGGCGACATGCAGCGCCTCGGACAAGTCCTGGAAAATCTGTTCGGAAACGCGATCAAGTACTCGCCGAACGGCGAGCCGGTTGGCGTGAAGGTTCAGCGCGTTGAGGGCTGGATCGAGATCTCGGTCAAAGACCGGGGCATCGGCATCCCACAGCCCGAGGTCGCCAATCTGTTTTCGCGCTTCGCACGCGGCTCGAACGCAAGGCGCCTGGGGATTACCGGGACGGGATTCGGCCTCTATCTGGCGAGGCTGATCGTCGAGAAGCACGCCGGCACGATCGGCGTGGAGAGTGTCGAGGGCAAAGGCAGCACGTTCGTCGTTCGCCTTCCCGCCGCGGTTCTGGGCGAAGAAGACGACCGTACGAATCGCTTGCTGCTGGTCGATCCGGAAGGAGAGACCCGCTCGTTCACGGCGCACGCGCTCCGCGGCGGTCACTACCGTCTGCGTGTCGTTCAGTCGGTCGGTGAAGCTCTCGTGCTACTCGCCGATGAGCGCTTCGATGCCGCGTTGATCGACGGCGACGACGAAGAGATCCTCAAGAAAGTACCGCGCCGCGTCCGGCGCGAGGTCGCTTTCATTCGTATCGGCGCGACAACCGAAAAAGGCTGGGATAACGTACTGGGCAAGCCATTCCTCAGCAAGGATTTGCTTGCTGCGATCGAGTCCGCCGTCGAGCGTCAGGTGCGCGCGACCTAA
- a CDS encoding MgtC/SapB family protein, whose protein sequence is MIPTASTTDIIVRLFAATVLGAIVGIERERAEHVAGLRTHALVSLGAALFMIISAYGFASVLGDHVVLDPSRIAAQVASGIGFLGAGTIILRREIVRGLTTAASVWTVAAIGLACGAAMYLAAIIASVLVLVVLAAMRPLEVMLFGSRRSVHIIMTCSARGFAESQVRQIISDAGGSLQRIHLHFDNEKERDRIELVMRYDPAQVHRIADALRALDGVREIRTIVQGSTRER, encoded by the coding sequence ATGATTCCCACTGCCTCGACTACGGATATCATCGTTCGGCTTTTTGCGGCGACCGTTCTCGGGGCGATCGTAGGAATCGAACGCGAGCGCGCCGAGCACGTGGCCGGGCTGCGCACGCACGCGCTCGTCTCGCTCGGCGCAGCACTCTTCATGATCATCTCGGCGTACGGTTTTGCGTCGGTTCTCGGCGATCACGTGGTTCTGGACCCTTCACGAATTGCAGCGCAGGTTGCCAGCGGTATCGGTTTTCTGGGCGCCGGAACGATCATTCTGCGCCGCGAGATCGTTCGCGGTCTGACGACTGCTGCGAGCGTGTGGACGGTGGCAGCAATTGGGCTGGCGTGCGGCGCCGCCATGTACCTAGCTGCGATCATCGCGTCGGTGCTGGTGCTCGTCGTCTTGGCGGCGATGCGCCCGCTCGAGGTCATGCTCTTTGGCTCGCGCCGCAGCGTCCACATCATTATGACCTGCTCGGCCCGGGGGTTTGCGGAATCACAGGTGCGGCAAATCATCTCGGACGCCGGGGGAAGCCTGCAGCGCATTCACTTGCACTTCGACAACGAAAAAGAACGCGATCGGATCGAACTCGTCATGCGCTACGATCCGGCACAAGTACATCGCATCGCCGATGCGCTACGAGCGCTCGATGGGGTACGTGAGATTCGCACGATCGTGCAAGGCTCAACGCGCGAGCGGTGA
- a CDS encoding branched-chain amino acid transaminase, with protein MELDDLIVYARGEFRRYADAKIGLLTHALQYGTGCFEGVRGFWDADERELYLLHARDHYRRLHDSAKILIMNLPKSADELVDITLELCVRNKFECEVYLRPFIYKADEAIGVRLEGVKDEFAIVAIPFVGYFGEAKGLRTCLSSWRRIEDTVAPARAKITGIYINSALAKSEAIANGFDEAIMLSHDGHVSEGSAENLFIVKNGDLITPDPTQNILEGVTRRCAMTIARDLGVNVIERAIDRSELYTATEVFLTGSAAGIMPVESIDRRPVGDGKTGKTTKAIMDVYERAVHGKEPKYRDWVTPVYANRRVKAAAG; from the coding sequence ATGGAACTTGACGATCTGATCGTTTACGCTCGCGGTGAATTTCGCCGCTATGCCGATGCAAAAATCGGCCTGCTGACGCATGCTCTGCAGTACGGAACCGGATGTTTTGAAGGCGTCCGTGGCTTCTGGGATGCGGACGAGCGCGAGCTCTATCTCTTGCACGCGCGCGATCACTATCGCCGCCTGCACGACTCGGCCAAGATTCTCATCATGAACCTCCCGAAATCGGCCGACGAGCTGGTCGATATCACGCTCGAGCTGTGCGTGCGCAACAAATTCGAGTGCGAAGTCTATTTGCGGCCCTTCATTTACAAGGCGGACGAGGCGATCGGCGTACGGCTCGAAGGCGTCAAGGATGAGTTCGCAATCGTCGCAATTCCGTTCGTCGGCTACTTCGGCGAAGCGAAGGGTCTGCGAACGTGCCTGAGCTCGTGGCGCCGCATCGAGGATACCGTTGCGCCCGCTCGTGCCAAGATTACCGGAATCTACATCAACTCGGCGCTTGCAAAGAGCGAGGCGATCGCTAACGGCTTCGATGAAGCCATCATGCTTTCGCACGACGGCCACGTCTCGGAAGGTTCGGCCGAGAATCTGTTCATCGTAAAGAACGGCGACTTGATAACACCGGATCCGACCCAGAACATCCTTGAAGGCGTCACTCGCCGCTGCGCGATGACGATCGCGCGCGATCTCGGTGTAAACGTCATCGAGCGCGCCATCGATCGCAGCGAGCTGTACACGGCGACCGAAGTTTTCCTAACGGGAAGCGCAGCGGGAATCATGCCGGTCGAATCGATCGATCGCCGTCCGGTCGGAGATGGTAAGACGGGCAAAACCACGAAGGCGATCATGGACGTTTACGAGCGCGCCGTGCACGGCAAAGAGCCGAAATATCGCGACTGGGTTACGCCTGTCTATGCGAATCGACGCGTGAAGGCAGCCGCTGGTTAA
- a CDS encoding VOC family protein, with the protein MFDQLNLIVEDMDATLAFYRALGLGIEDDGRDWPPGSGARHVDIKLPNGTRLEFDNTPMVNMWRGNSSSSAVVIGFSVKSREAVDTLYTKLIVAGHKGVKPPHDAFWGARYAIVTDPSGNDVGLMSPIDPSKKSSMPTE; encoded by the coding sequence GTGTTCGACCAGCTGAATCTCATCGTCGAGGACATGGACGCAACGCTCGCCTTCTATCGAGCACTCGGACTCGGCATCGAAGACGACGGCCGAGATTGGCCGCCCGGCAGCGGCGCGCGGCATGTCGACATAAAACTTCCCAACGGAACACGCCTCGAATTCGACAACACACCGATGGTGAATATGTGGCGCGGCAACAGCAGCAGTTCGGCCGTCGTTATCGGCTTCTCGGTTAAATCTCGCGAAGCTGTCGATACTTTATACACAAAACTCATCGTCGCCGGACACAAAGGCGTGAAGCCGCCGCATGACGCATTTTGGGGTGCACGTTATGCAATCGTCACCGATCCGAGCGGCAACGACGTTGGTTTGATGAGTCCCATCGATCCATCGAAGAAGAGCTCGATGCCGACCGAGTAA
- the fdhD gene encoding formate dehydrogenase accessory sulfurtransferase FdhD produces MDAVEDGAVRHRFDEVATEEPLEIRLVLGGETRTIAITMRTPGADFELVAGFLNNEGVIADSGELRGLSYCVDRDVDAEQRYNIVNVELARSAWPQIDRLERHFLTTSACGVCGKASIESLRMRNVPNLSAGPALNPQLVTSLPDKLRAAQGVFASTGGLHAAALFDANGALLALREDVGRHNALDKLIGWALMNGKLPLQNAIVMVSGRTSFEIVQKALVAGVPVVCAVSAPSSLAVGLAREFGMTLIGFLRGSRFNVYSGNERLAACSTS; encoded by the coding sequence ATCGACGCCGTCGAAGATGGTGCCGTACGCCATCGTTTTGACGAAGTCGCGACCGAAGAGCCGCTCGAGATTCGCCTCGTGCTCGGGGGTGAAACCCGGACGATTGCGATCACGATGCGCACGCCGGGTGCCGACTTCGAGCTCGTTGCGGGGTTCTTGAACAATGAAGGCGTCATCGCCGATAGCGGCGAGCTGCGTGGCCTTTCCTATTGCGTCGATCGCGACGTCGATGCCGAACAGCGCTACAATATCGTCAACGTCGAGCTGGCGCGCAGCGCATGGCCGCAGATCGACCGCCTCGAGCGCCATTTCCTCACGACGAGCGCATGCGGCGTTTGCGGAAAGGCCAGCATCGAATCGCTGCGCATGCGCAACGTTCCCAACCTTAGCGCTGGACCGGCGCTCAACCCGCAACTCGTCACCTCGCTACCGGATAAGCTTCGCGCGGCACAAGGTGTCTTTGCGTCGACCGGCGGCTTGCACGCGGCCGCGCTCTTCGACGCGAACGGCGCGTTGCTCGCACTGCGCGAAGACGTCGGACGGCATAACGCGCTCGACAAATTGATCGGCTGGGCGTTGATGAACGGCAAGCTTCCGTTACAGAATGCAATCGTGATGGTGAGCGGACGTACGAGCTTCGAGATCGTGCAGAAGGCACTCGTCGCCGGCGTCCCTGTGGTGTGTGCCGTGTCAGCGCCGAGCAGTCTGGCGGTCGGGCTGGCGCGCGAGTTCGGGATGACGCTGATCGGTTTTCTGCGCGGTTCGCGCTTCAATGTCTATTCGGGAAACGAAAGACTGGCTGCGTGTTCGACCAGCTGA
- the nrfD gene encoding NrfD/PsrC family molybdoenzyme membrane anchor subunit, with amino-acid sequence MAEHFVQPPHWEVWITLYFFLAGIAGGSYTLGTMLRLWGSQRDEATARIAFMWSFPIVVVCGILLTIDLGKPLRFWHMMVNTTPGSLGLNFKPWSPISLGTWALLIFSLFAFVSFLEVMTKRGNDRNVSGTMIVWNIVGSLVALFLASYTGVVLSVSNQPVWSDSYAIGGLFVASALSASAAFLAFMSRFRSDDAIPTEARLEAADAWFVLLELIMIIAFFVTLSGAGELWRETATPWLIGWILIFASFIPSLRRLAGGGRVRYTASGGAVAATRVLAGTGTSAIIVIVGVLILRFVVIYSAQFQ; translated from the coding sequence ATGGCCGAGCATTTCGTTCAGCCTCCACATTGGGAAGTCTGGATCACGCTCTACTTCTTCCTCGCGGGTATCGCGGGCGGATCGTACACGCTCGGGACGATGCTGCGTCTTTGGGGTTCACAGCGCGACGAGGCGACCGCGCGCATTGCCTTCATGTGGTCCTTCCCGATCGTGGTTGTCTGCGGAATCCTCTTGACGATCGATCTCGGGAAGCCGTTGCGGTTCTGGCACATGATGGTCAATACGACGCCGGGATCGCTCGGTTTGAATTTCAAGCCCTGGTCGCCGATCTCGCTTGGTACTTGGGCGCTGTTGATCTTCAGCTTGTTCGCGTTCGTCTCGTTTTTGGAAGTCATGACCAAACGTGGCAACGACCGCAACGTCAGCGGCACGATGATCGTCTGGAACATCGTCGGCTCGCTCGTCGCCCTGTTTCTCGCGTCGTACACCGGCGTCGTGCTCAGCGTCTCGAACCAGCCGGTCTGGAGTGACAGCTACGCGATCGGCGGACTCTTCGTCGCGTCGGCGCTCAGCGCGTCGGCAGCGTTTCTGGCTTTCATGTCGCGCTTTCGCTCCGATGACGCGATCCCAACCGAAGCCCGCTTGGAAGCAGCCGACGCATGGTTCGTGCTGCTCGAGCTGATCATGATCATCGCCTTCTTCGTCACGCTCTCCGGTGCGGGCGAGCTCTGGCGCGAGACGGCAACGCCGTGGCTGATCGGCTGGATCCTCATTTTCGCAAGCTTCATACCATCGCTACGAAGGCTGGCCGGCGGCGGTCGCGTGCGTTATACCGCCAGCGGCGGTGCGGTCGCAGCGACGCGCGTCCTCGCGGGGACGGGAACCAGCGCCATCATCGTCATAGTTGGCGTTCTCATCCTGCGATTCGTGGTGATTTACAGCGCCCAATTCCAATGA
- a CDS encoding 4Fe-4S dicluster domain-containing protein produces MPEQVGFFTDTSICIGCKACEVACKEWNQLPGDPPKYLDGFDNTGKLDAENYRHVKFIDLVPESANIITGNGAAWLMMSDICKHCANASCMEVCPTNAIVKTEYNTVYIQPEVCNGCRDCMSACPYGVIGFNEQTGVVSKCTFCYDRLQANMTPACAKACPTQSIQFGTLSDLHKKADARMATLQAQGYDKAQLYGRDDSVYGGLGAFFLLMDKPEIYGLPNAQNAKLPSRNNAKGYLGAFLTAAVGVLAGLIAIRQNSDESQRSA; encoded by the coding sequence ATGCCTGAACAGGTTGGATTCTTTACCGACACCAGCATCTGCATCGGATGTAAAGCCTGCGAAGTCGCCTGCAAAGAGTGGAATCAGCTGCCCGGCGATCCACCCAAGTACCTCGACGGCTTCGATAATACCGGAAAGCTGGATGCGGAAAACTACCGGCACGTCAAGTTCATCGATCTCGTTCCGGAATCGGCGAATATTATCACCGGTAACGGCGCAGCCTGGCTGATGATGTCCGATATCTGCAAGCACTGCGCGAATGCAAGTTGCATGGAGGTCTGCCCGACGAACGCGATCGTGAAGACCGAGTACAACACCGTCTACATCCAACCCGAAGTCTGCAACGGCTGCCGAGATTGCATGTCGGCGTGTCCGTATGGCGTGATCGGCTTCAACGAACAGACGGGCGTCGTCTCGAAGTGCACGTTCTGCTACGACCGCCTCCAAGCCAACATGACGCCGGCGTGCGCAAAGGCCTGCCCGACGCAATCGATTCAGTTCGGCACGCTCAGCGATTTGCACAAGAAGGCCGATGCGCGTATGGCTACGCTGCAAGCACAAGGTTACGACAAGGCACAACTGTACGGTCGCGACGATTCGGTCTACGGCGGCCTCGGCGCGTTCTTCTTATTGATGGACAAACCTGAGATCTACGGCTTGCCGAACGCGCAAAATGCCAAGCTTCCGAGCCGCAATAACGCCAAAGGTTATCTCGGCGCGTTCTTAACCGCCGCAGTGGGCGTCCTCGCAGGCCTGATTGCAATACGCCAAAACTCCGACGAATCGCAAAGGAGCGCGTAA
- the fdhE gene encoding formate dehydrogenase accessory protein FdhE: MLQPVLDKRWSERRERASELTERWSFAAEVLHFYRALLDAQERAFDAALGDRPARDQIAAYAMERVLPSIIEASVASGPPGMTESVLTAFHESEFEPTIEAWLLGENLSAVERYLARASAGPVLEALSSTFDLGQKRDDHLCPQCGGPPQLSYFAPSEEDLVTAHRHLLCSRCAWTWKFPRLTCASCGQNESKELTIYGEIGTTQAELSENIIKARSSGTASKLPPAHFPHMRVDGCKTCSKFLLSLDLERDRRSVPVVDEIAAIPLSLYAAEHGLNKIVPNLMGF, encoded by the coding sequence ATGCTGCAGCCGGTTCTGGACAAACGCTGGTCGGAACGGCGCGAACGCGCAAGCGAGCTTACGGAGCGCTGGAGCTTTGCGGCGGAAGTGTTGCACTTCTACCGTGCGCTCCTCGATGCGCAAGAGCGCGCCTTCGATGCCGCGCTCGGCGACCGTCCTGCGCGCGACCAGATCGCGGCATACGCAATGGAACGCGTGTTGCCGAGCATCATAGAAGCGAGCGTGGCTAGCGGACCGCCCGGCATGACCGAATCGGTGCTAACCGCATTTCACGAATCGGAATTCGAGCCCACGATTGAAGCCTGGTTGCTGGGTGAGAACCTGAGCGCCGTGGAGCGGTACCTCGCGCGCGCATCTGCTGGGCCGGTGCTCGAAGCGCTGAGCTCGACATTCGACCTCGGCCAAAAGCGCGACGATCATCTCTGCCCGCAGTGCGGCGGACCGCCGCAACTCAGCTACTTTGCGCCGTCGGAAGAAGATCTCGTCACCGCGCACCGGCACTTGCTGTGCTCGCGCTGCGCATGGACCTGGAAATTCCCACGGCTCACATGCGCTTCGTGCGGCCAGAACGAGAGCAAGGAGCTCACGATCTACGGCGAGATCGGAACGACGCAAGCCGAGCTTTCCGAAAACATCATCAAAGCGCGCAGCTCCGGAACTGCTTCGAAATTGCCGCCGGCGCATTTCCCGCACATGCGCGTCGACGGATGCAAAACGTGCTCGAAGTTTCTTCTCAGTCTCGATCTCGAACGCGACCGCCGCAGCGTCCCGGTCGTCGATGAGATCGCAGCCATTCCACTCAGCCTCTACGCCGCCGAACACGGTCTCAACAAAATCGTGCCGAATCTGATGGGGTTTTAA